In Frondihabitans sp. PAMC 28766, a genomic segment contains:
- a CDS encoding putative quinol monooxygenase: MSTTVHLEVFLKPDADPAEVDRIEREVLAQTRAYAGNEGIEVIVDDSDPTKAIVVEKWESPEAHDAYVAWRATPDGANELVKLMAAVPVTRVFSTTITL; the protein is encoded by the coding sequence ATGTCCACAACTGTGCATCTCGAAGTCTTCCTCAAGCCCGACGCCGACCCTGCCGAGGTCGACCGCATCGAACGCGAGGTGCTGGCTCAGACCCGCGCCTACGCCGGCAACGAAGGCATCGAGGTGATCGTCGACGACAGCGACCCCACCAAGGCCATCGTCGTCGAGAAGTGGGAGAGCCCTGAGGCCCACGACGCCTACGTCGCCTGGCGCGCGACCCCCGATGGCGCCAACGAGCTGGTCAAGCTGATGGCGGCGGTGCCCGTCACGCGCGTGTTCAGCACCACGATCACCCTCTGA